From the genome of Camarhynchus parvulus chromosome 8, STF_HiC, whole genome shotgun sequence, one region includes:
- the LOC115906381 gene encoding cystathionine gamma-lyase-like encodes MAGSNAFGFLPLFKHFATHAIHTGQKPEQWSSWAVVPPITLSTIFKQRVPGDEEKYIYTRFGNPNRHVLETVVAALDGAEYCLAYSSGMAAILNICHLLKTGDTIISMNEVYEEKRRTL; translated from the exons ATGGCAGGTAGCAACGCATTCGGCTTCCTGCCGCTCTTCAAGCACTTCGCCACCCATGCCATCCACACCGGGCAAAAGCCCGAGCAGTGGAGCTCCTGGGCTGTCGTGCCACCCATCACGCTCTCCACCATATTCAAGCAGCGAGTACCCGGAGATGAGGAG AAGTATATATACACCCGGTTCGGGAATCCGAACAGGCACGTCCTGGAGACGGTTGTTGCCGCCCTTGATGGAGCCGAATACT GCTTGGCTTATTCCTCTGGCATGGCAGCAATTCTGAACATCTGTCACCTGCTGAAGACAGGGGACACAATTATCTCCATGAATGAGGTGTATGAAG